In Marinicauda algicola, one DNA window encodes the following:
- a CDS encoding CarD family transcriptional regulator produces MTKKTANDNVKFKKGDYIVYPAHGVGRVIGVEKETVAGFDIEVYVVSFEQDKMTLRVPTAKAVASGMRPLASETVLKDALKTLTGKAKVKRTMWSRRAQEYEAKINSGDLISIAEVVRDLYRAEDQPEPSYSERQLYESALDRMAREVAAVEKVDREKAMEMLAETLSTKKAA; encoded by the coding sequence ATGACCAAGAAAACTGCCAACGATAACGTGAAGTTCAAGAAGGGCGACTACATCGTCTATCCGGCCCACGGCGTGGGCCGCGTGATCGGCGTCGAGAAGGAAACCGTCGCCGGCTTCGACATCGAGGTCTATGTGGTCTCCTTCGAGCAGGACAAGATGACCCTGCGCGTTCCCACCGCGAAGGCGGTGGCCTCCGGCATGCGCCCGCTCGCCAGCGAGACGGTGCTGAAGGACGCACTCAAGACCCTGACCGGCAAGGCCAAGGTCAAGCGCACCATGTGGAGCCGCCGGGCCCAGGAATACGAAGCCAAGATCAATTCGGGCGACCTGATCTCGATCGCCGAGGTCGTGCGCGATCTCTACCGCGCCGAGGACCAGCCCGAGCCCTCCTACTCCGAACGCCAGCTCTACGAGAGCGCGCTCGACCGCATGGCCCGCGAGGTCGCCGCGGTGGAGAAGGTCGACCGCGAGAAGGCGATGGAAATGCTCGCCGAGACGCTGTCCACCAAGAAGGCCGCGTAA
- a CDS encoding RNA polymerase factor sigma-32 codes for MAAASSRRSIDPDRHFLRTAMDAPLLEREEEHDLAVAWKEKGDEEALHRLTTAYMRLVIAMAAKFKHYGLPFPDLVSEGNIGLMQAAARFEPEREVRFSTYASWWIRSSIQDYVLRNWSIVRTGTTSAQKSLFFNLRRLRALINDVSSGALTPENRAYVAQALRVGEDDVEQMAARLAAVDRSLNAPFTEDGEGEWQDLLAADSPTPEDSVMAEHDGSKRTKWLGEAMATLTAREQLIIRERRLAEEAVTLEKLGERLGISKERVRQIEHQALGKLKKALTEAVGDPQAAGLIPAE; via the coding sequence ATGGCCGCCGCCTCCTCCCGCCGCTCGATCGATCCCGACCGCCACTTCCTGCGCACCGCGATGGACGCCCCGCTGCTCGAACGCGAGGAGGAGCACGATCTCGCCGTCGCCTGGAAGGAGAAGGGCGACGAGGAGGCCCTGCACCGGCTGACCACCGCCTACATGCGCCTCGTCATCGCGATGGCCGCGAAGTTCAAGCATTACGGCCTGCCCTTCCCCGACCTCGTCTCGGAAGGCAATATCGGGCTGATGCAGGCCGCCGCCCGCTTCGAGCCCGAGCGCGAGGTGCGCTTTTCCACTTATGCCAGCTGGTGGATCCGCTCCTCCATCCAGGACTACGTGCTGAGAAACTGGTCGATCGTGCGCACCGGCACGACCTCGGCGCAGAAATCGCTGTTCTTCAATCTTCGCCGCCTGCGCGCCCTCATCAACGACGTCTCCTCCGGCGCGCTGACGCCGGAGAACCGCGCCTATGTCGCCCAGGCTCTCAGGGTCGGCGAGGACGATGTCGAGCAGATGGCCGCGCGCCTGGCCGCCGTCGACCGCTCGCTGAACGCCCCCTTCACCGAGGACGGCGAGGGCGAGTGGCAGGATCTCCTGGCCGCGGACTCCCCGACGCCGGAGGACAGCGTCATGGCCGAGCACGACGGCAGCAAGCGCACCAAGTGGCTCGGCGAGGCGATGGCCACGCTCACCGCGCGCGAGCAGCTCATCATCCGCGAACGCCGGCTCGCCGAGGAGGCGGTGACGCTGGAGAAACTCGGCGAACGCCTCGGCATCTCCAAGGAGCGCGTGCGCCAGATCGAGCACCAGGCGCTGGGAAAGCTGAAGAAGGCGCTCACCGAGGCGGTCGGCGACCCGCAGGCGGCCGGGCTGATCCCGGCGGAGTGA
- the rpmB gene encoding 50S ribosomal protein L28 — translation MTRRCELTGTGPVSGNNVSHANNKTKRRFLPNLCEVTLASEALGRSFRLRVAAKALRSVDHAGGLDAFLLKARNEVLSPAALKIKRELKKAGEAAA, via the coding sequence ATGACGCGCCGCTGCGAACTGACCGGGACCGGCCCGGTTTCGGGGAACAACGTCTCCCACGCCAACAACAAGACGAAGCGCCGCTTCCTGCCGAATCTGTGCGAGGTGACCCTCGCTTCGGAAGCCCTTGGCCGCTCCTTCCGCCTGCGCGTCGCCGCCAAGGCGCTGCGCAGCGTCGACCATGCCGGCGGCCTGGACGCCTTCCTGCTGAAGGCGCGCAACGAGGTCCTCTCCCCGGCCGCGCTGAAGATCAAGCGCGAGCTGAAGAAGGCCGGCGAAGCCGCGGCCTAG
- a CDS encoding S4 domain-containing protein produces MNALASGQAPDRQRADLWLFRARLFKSRSTAARFIEAGGVRIERAGQVRRLERASAGVMTGDVLVFVRGADPVQVRVLSLGERRGPAAEARALYERLDRIETPPPEEG; encoded by the coding sequence ATGAACGCGCTGGCTTCCGGCCAGGCCCCTGACCGCCAGCGCGCCGATCTCTGGCTGTTCCGCGCGCGCCTGTTCAAGTCGCGCTCGACCGCCGCGCGCTTCATCGAGGCCGGCGGCGTGCGCATCGAGCGCGCCGGGCAGGTGCGCCGCCTGGAACGGGCCAGCGCCGGGGTGATGACCGGCGACGTGCTGGTCTTCGTGCGCGGCGCGGACCCGGTGCAGGTGCGCGTGCTGAGTCTGGGTGAGCGCCGGGGTCCCGCTGCGGAGGCCAGGGCGCTATATGAGCGCCTCGACCGGATCGAGACGCCGCCGCCCGAGGAGGGATGA
- a CDS encoding TerB family tellurite resistance protein, with product MFDALQRLFTASEDRESAARGMKPATAAAALMVEAALADGVFAREESEQIVRLLRRGFDLDEDAARATLQTAEGLVSRAVDHHQFTRVVKDLPKEERLQVMEDLWAVVLSDEERTHEEDSLLRRLGPLLAITDRERAEARQRAEARRH from the coding sequence ATGTTCGACGCGCTCCAGCGCCTGTTCACCGCCAGCGAGGATCGCGAGTCCGCCGCGCGCGGGATGAAACCGGCGACCGCCGCCGCGGCGCTGATGGTGGAGGCCGCCCTCGCCGACGGGGTCTTCGCCCGCGAGGAATCCGAACAGATCGTGCGCCTTCTCCGGCGCGGCTTCGATCTGGACGAGGACGCGGCGCGCGCCACCCTGCAGACGGCCGAGGGCCTGGTCAGCCGCGCGGTCGACCACCACCAGTTCACGCGCGTGGTCAAGGACCTGCCCAAGGAGGAGCGCCTGCAGGTGATGGAGGACCTCTGGGCGGTCGTGCTCTCCGACGAGGAGCGCACTCACGAGGAGGACTCCCTGCTGCGCCGGCTCGGCCCCCTGCTCGCCATCACCGACCGCGAGCGCGCCGAGGCAAGACAGCGCGCCGAAGCCCGGCGGCATTGA
- a CDS encoding DUF3108 domain-containing protein has product MIAPLAGAALLAAAALSAPDADGSDGAAPALDRVPERIVLSYTGSVWVLPVAEIGVSAVYPTGTYSASATFQSAGLARWFDDTNIEAGVTGYRAGSALQPWRYSHVNHASEKGRTVGIDFPEAVATPDIDPPFGSMGEPPASEEERLGAIDPISALLGMTLGMPVGREGVCNGRLPVFDGKARYDLRFEQAGTENVRTRAWRGEAMVCNAFLEPVSGYDPGDRPTEEETARPVTIYLADIDGHYLPVRFQADTQIGKINIQATRIEVE; this is encoded by the coding sequence ATGATCGCACCGCTTGCAGGCGCCGCCCTTCTCGCCGCCGCCGCACTGTCCGCCCCGGATGCCGATGGCAGCGACGGCGCGGCCCCGGCGCTCGACCGCGTGCCCGAACGCATCGTGCTGAGCTATACCGGTTCGGTCTGGGTCCTTCCGGTGGCCGAGATCGGGGTCAGCGCGGTCTATCCCACCGGCACCTACTCCGCCTCGGCGACCTTCCAGAGCGCCGGGCTCGCGCGCTGGTTCGACGACACCAATATCGAGGCGGGCGTGACCGGCTACCGTGCCGGCTCGGCGCTGCAGCCCTGGCGCTACAGCCATGTCAATCACGCCAGCGAGAAGGGCCGCACGGTCGGGATCGACTTTCCCGAGGCGGTCGCGACGCCCGACATCGACCCGCCCTTCGGCTCGATGGGCGAACCACCCGCGAGCGAGGAAGAGCGCCTGGGCGCGATCGACCCGATCAGCGCGCTGCTGGGGATGACGCTGGGCATGCCGGTCGGGCGCGAGGGCGTGTGCAACGGACGCCTGCCCGTCTTCGACGGCAAGGCGCGCTACGACCTGCGCTTCGAGCAGGCCGGCACCGAAAACGTGCGCACCCGCGCCTGGCGCGGCGAGGCCATGGTCTGCAACGCCTTCCTGGAGCCGGTCTCCGGCTACGATCCCGGCGACCGGCCGACCGAGGAAGAGACCGCCCGCCCGGTGACCATCTATCTCGCCGACATCGACGGCCATTACCTGCCCGTCCGCTTCCAGGCCGACACGCAGATCGGCAAGATCAATATCCAGGCGACGCGAATCGAAGTCGAATAA
- the fdxA gene encoding ferredoxin FdxA translates to MTYIVTDACIRCKFTDCVEVCPVDCFYEGENMLVIHPDECIDCGVCEPECPVEAIKPDTEDDPDGKWLALNSKYAEVWPNITVKKDPPPDYQKFETETGKLEKYFSPEPPKD, encoded by the coding sequence ATGACCTACATCGTCACCGATGCCTGCATTCGCTGCAAATTCACCGACTGCGTGGAAGTCTGCCCCGTGGACTGCTTCTACGAGGGCGAGAACATGCTCGTCATCCATCCCGACGAGTGCATCGATTGCGGCGTGTGCGAACCGGAATGCCCGGTCGAGGCGATCAAGCCGGACACCGAGGACGACCCTGACGGCAAGTGGCTGGCGCTCAACTCGAAATACGCCGAGGTCTGGCCGAACATCACGGTCAAGAAGGATCCGCCGCCGGATTACCAGAAGTTCGAGACCGAGACCGGCAAGCTGGAGAAGTACTTCTCTCCGGAGCCCCCAAAGGACTGA
- a CDS encoding helicase-related protein — protein sequence MARLDAAPGEITAVLGPTNTGKTHLALTRMMARASGVIGLPLRLLAREIYDKVVKVKGERAVALVTGEEKIVPANARYFVCTVEAMPMDMRPAFVAIDEIQLCADPERGHIFTDRLLHARGSEETMFLGAATMAPMIRRLVPEARIDYRERFSELSYAGAKKLGKLPRRSAIVAFSAEDVYSIAELIRRQRGGAAVVMGALSPRTRNAQVELYQSGEVDYLIATDAIGMGLNMDVDHVAFASYTKFDGRRRRRLHPHEIGQIAGRAGRFRSDGTFGETADARPLDPEIVEKVVNHDFDPVTRLTWRNTDLDLSNLEALRNSLNRPTPDPALQRVETASDEQVLEILARDPDIRERVRSQRTLARLWDVCRMPDFRKVTIDEHARLVGRVFHYLTSAEGHLPDSWLEAQLERVAKTHGDVDALSQRLAHVRTWSYAANRPDWTRDSEYWRARTREVEDQLSDALHERLMGRFIDKRTSALMKGLREKDSLQSGLDHTGEVTVEGHYVGRLTGLSFRPDHSGGPLAQRAVAQAAIRAVRPEVNRRLGALVRAGDETLCLCEAGTIEWQGEPVGRLAPSSDVYAPAVTLIGGELGAGEAQARAERRLERFAAREAESVLAPLLALRREIGADGAIQGLARGIAYRLVEGSGAVARSALAADIEQLSVKERRQLRKAGVRIGEHAVFLPALVKPRPARLSSLLKAVARGRPEDALIAAPGRMSIPVEPERGAADYAAAGFQPCGEIAVRLDILERLADLIREARSGHDRHHFAITHAMTSLLGCSVEELRGVLRSLGYKRVQKGADPAKAEGELWGGRAKARTRARTAPQAPAPVPDNPFAKLAELDLDRPAPAGRAVKPRTPKTAAKPRHAHGGGPAGEAGAAPSGAPAGQAKPSRRRRRGRGAKAKPA from the coding sequence ATGGCCCGCCTCGATGCCGCGCCGGGCGAGATCACAGCCGTCCTCGGCCCGACAAACACCGGCAAGACCCACCTCGCGCTGACGCGCATGATGGCTCGCGCCTCCGGCGTGATCGGCCTGCCCCTGCGCCTGCTCGCGCGCGAGATCTACGACAAGGTGGTCAAGGTGAAGGGGGAGCGCGCCGTCGCGCTCGTCACCGGGGAAGAGAAGATCGTCCCGGCGAATGCGCGCTATTTCGTGTGCACGGTCGAGGCGATGCCCATGGACATGCGCCCCGCCTTCGTCGCCATCGACGAGATCCAGCTCTGCGCCGATCCCGAACGCGGCCACATCTTCACCGACCGGCTCCTGCACGCGCGCGGCAGCGAGGAGACGATGTTCCTCGGCGCGGCGACGATGGCCCCGATGATCAGGCGCCTCGTGCCCGAGGCGCGCATCGACTATCGCGAGCGCTTCTCCGAACTCTCCTATGCCGGCGCGAAGAAGCTCGGCAAGCTGCCGCGGCGTTCGGCCATCGTCGCCTTCTCCGCCGAGGACGTCTATTCGATCGCCGAGCTGATCCGGCGCCAGAGGGGCGGGGCGGCCGTGGTGATGGGCGCGCTGTCCCCGCGCACCCGCAACGCGCAGGTCGAGCTCTACCAGTCCGGCGAGGTCGACTACCTGATCGCCACCGACGCGATCGGCATGGGCCTCAACATGGACGTCGATCACGTCGCCTTCGCGAGCTACACCAAGTTCGACGGCCGCCGCCGCCGGCGCCTCCATCCCCACGAGATCGGCCAGATCGCCGGGCGTGCCGGGCGCTTCCGGTCCGACGGCACGTTCGGGGAGACCGCCGATGCGCGCCCGCTCGATCCGGAAATCGTGGAGAAGGTGGTCAATCACGATTTCGACCCCGTCACGCGGCTCACCTGGCGCAATACCGATCTCGACCTCTCCAATCTCGAGGCGCTGAGGAATTCGCTGAACCGGCCGACGCCCGACCCGGCCCTGCAGCGCGTGGAGACCGCGAGCGACGAGCAGGTGCTCGAGATCCTCGCGCGCGATCCCGACATTCGCGAGCGGGTGCGCTCGCAAAGGACCCTCGCCCGGCTGTGGGACGTCTGCCGCATGCCGGACTTCCGCAAGGTGACGATCGACGAGCACGCGCGTCTGGTCGGGCGGGTCTTCCACTATCTCACCAGCGCGGAGGGCCATCTGCCCGACAGCTGGCTGGAAGCCCAGCTCGAGCGCGTCGCCAAGACCCACGGCGACGTGGATGCGCTCTCCCAGCGCCTCGCCCACGTGCGCACCTGGTCCTATGCCGCCAACCGGCCGGACTGGACGCGGGATTCCGAGTACTGGCGCGCCCGCACGCGCGAGGTGGAGGACCAGCTCTCCGACGCGCTGCACGAGCGCCTGATGGGCCGCTTCATCGACAAGCGCACGAGCGCGCTGATGAAGGGGCTGCGCGAGAAGGATTCCCTGCAATCCGGGCTCGACCACACCGGCGAGGTCACGGTGGAGGGCCATTATGTCGGCCGCCTGACGGGTCTGTCCTTCCGGCCGGACCATTCCGGCGGCCCGCTCGCCCAGCGCGCCGTCGCGCAGGCCGCGATCCGCGCCGTGCGCCCGGAGGTCAACCGCCGGCTCGGGGCGCTGGTGCGTGCCGGCGACGAGACCCTGTGCCTGTGCGAGGCCGGCACGATCGAATGGCAGGGCGAACCCGTCGGCCGGCTCGCGCCTTCGTCCGACGTCTATGCCCCGGCCGTGACGCTGATCGGCGGCGAGCTCGGCGCCGGCGAGGCGCAGGCCCGCGCCGAGCGCCGGCTGGAACGTTTCGCCGCACGCGAGGCGGAAAGCGTGCTCGCCCCGCTGCTGGCACTGCGCCGGGAAATCGGCGCGGACGGGGCGATCCAGGGTCTCGCCCGCGGCATCGCCTACCGGCTCGTGGAGGGCTCCGGCGCGGTGGCGCGCAGCGCGCTCGCGGCCGATATCGAGCAGCTCTCGGTCAAGGAGCGCCGCCAGCTGAGGAAGGCCGGCGTGCGCATCGGCGAGCATGCCGTCTTCCTGCCGGCCCTCGTCAAGCCGAGGCCCGCCCGGCTCTCCTCGCTGCTGAAGGCGGTGGCGCGCGGGCGTCCCGAGGACGCGCTGATTGCGGCGCCGGGGCGCATGTCGATCCCGGTCGAACCCGAGCGCGGCGCGGCGGACTATGCCGCCGCCGGCTTCCAGCCCTGCGGCGAGATCGCGGTGCGCCTGGATATCCTGGAACGCCTCGCCGACCTCATCCGCGAGGCGCGCTCGGGCCATGACCGCCATCATTTTGCGATCACCCACGCGATGACCAGCCTGCTCGGCTGCTCGGTCGAGGAATTGCGCGGCGTGCTGAGGTCGCTGGGCTACAAGCGCGTGCAGAAGGGCGCCGATCCGGCCAAGGCCGAAGGCGAGCTGTGGGGCGGGCGCGCGAAGGCGAGGACGCGGGCGCGAACCGCGCCGCAGGCTCCGGCCCCGGTCCCCGACAACCCGTTCGCCAAGCTGGCCGAACTCGATCTCGACCGGCCCGCGCCGGCCGGGCGCGCGGTGAAGCCGCGCACCCCGAAGACGGCAGCGAAGCCCAGGCACGCGCATGGGGGCGGGCCGGCCGGCGAGGCGGGCGCAGCGCCGTCCGGCGCGCCTGCCGGCCAGGCCAAGCCGTCGCGGCGCCGGCGCCGCGGGCGCGGCGCGAAGGCGAAGCCGGCATGA
- a CDS encoding class I SAM-dependent methyltransferase codes for MKETPVLKSSDPAGANQHYGDNPIEVRDTDHYKQEYVRGFVEKWDELIDWDARAQSEGQFFIDLLRERGKRQVLDAATGTGFHSVQLLKAGFQVTSCDGSAEMLAKAFENGRKRGLILNTVHADWRWLNRDLAGKYDAIVCLGNSFTHLHEERDRRRTLAEFYAALKHDGILILDQRNYDQILDRGFSSKHKYYYCGDQVTAAPEYVDESLARFRYDFPDGSTYHLNMFPLRKAYTTNLMMEVGFTSVKTYGDFQENNDDADFFIHVAEKSYDG; via the coding sequence ATGAAGGAGACTCCCGTCTTGAAGAGCAGCGACCCGGCCGGGGCGAACCAGCATTATGGCGACAATCCCATCGAGGTGCGCGATACCGACCATTACAAGCAGGAATATGTCCGCGGCTTCGTGGAGAAGTGGGACGAGCTGATCGACTGGGATGCGCGCGCCCAGAGCGAAGGCCAGTTCTTCATCGATCTCCTGCGCGAGCGTGGCAAGCGCCAGGTGCTCGATGCGGCGACCGGCACGGGCTTCCACTCGGTCCAGCTGCTGAAGGCCGGCTTCCAGGTGACCAGCTGCGACGGCTCGGCCGAGATGCTGGCCAAGGCGTTCGAGAACGGGCGCAAGCGCGGGCTGATCCTGAATACCGTGCACGCCGACTGGCGCTGGCTGAACCGCGATCTCGCCGGCAAGTACGACGCCATCGTGTGCCTGGGAAATTCCTTCACCCACCTGCACGAGGAGCGCGACCGCCGGCGCACGCTGGCCGAATTCTACGCCGCGCTGAAGCATGACGGCATCCTGATCCTCGACCAGCGCAATTACGACCAGATCCTCGATCGCGGCTTCTCGTCCAAGCACAAGTACTACTATTGCGGCGACCAGGTCACCGCCGCGCCCGAATATGTCGACGAGTCGCTGGCGCGCTTCCGCTACGACTTCCCGGACGGCTCGACCTATCACCTCAACATGTTCCCGCTGAGGAAGGCCTACACGACCAACCTCATGATGGAGGTCGGCTTCACCAGCGTGAAGACGTACGGCGATTTCCAGGAGAACAACGACGATGCGGACTTCTTCATCCACGTCGCGGAGAAATCCTATGACGGCTGA
- a CDS encoding SAM-dependent methyltransferase — translation MTADYREAARTAQDYYDSADADAFYAAVWGGEDIHVGLYEDPAEDIKEASARTVREMAARLPKLTEDMGVLDIGAGYGGAARYLAKTFGVHVTCLNLSGKENARNRTLNEEQGLVDKIEVVHGSFEDIPFPEALFDVVWSQDAILHSGARERVVHEVARVLKPGGHFIFTDPMQADGADDETALQPIYERIHLPDLGSIGFYRAVAKKAGLEEVEITDLTHQLRNHYNRVREVLIEKRDTLKGQISQDYIDRMIRGLKHWVDGADAGQLSWAIMHFRKPDRAKAV, via the coding sequence ATGACGGCTGACTATCGCGAAGCCGCCCGGACCGCGCAGGACTATTACGACAGCGCCGACGCCGACGCCTTCTACGCCGCGGTCTGGGGCGGAGAGGACATCCATGTCGGGCTCTACGAGGACCCGGCCGAGGACATCAAGGAGGCGAGCGCGCGCACCGTGCGCGAGATGGCCGCGCGCCTGCCGAAGCTCACCGAGGACATGGGCGTGCTCGACATCGGGGCCGGCTATGGCGGGGCGGCGCGCTATCTGGCGAAGACCTTCGGCGTGCACGTGACCTGCCTCAACCTGTCGGGCAAGGAGAATGCGAGGAACCGCACGCTCAACGAGGAGCAGGGCCTGGTCGACAAGATCGAGGTCGTGCACGGCTCGTTCGAGGACATCCCCTTCCCCGAGGCGCTCTTCGACGTGGTGTGGAGCCAGGACGCGATCCTGCATTCGGGCGCGCGCGAGCGCGTCGTCCACGAGGTCGCCCGCGTGCTCAAGCCCGGCGGGCATTTCATCTTCACCGACCCCATGCAGGCCGACGGGGCGGACGACGAGACCGCCCTGCAGCCGATCTACGAACGCATCCACCTGCCCGATCTCGGCTCGATCGGCTTCTATCGCGCCGTGGCGAAGAAGGCCGGGCTGGAAGAGGTCGAGATCACCGACCTCACCCATCAGCTGCGCAATCACTACAACCGGGTGCGCGAGGTGCTGATCGAGAAGCGCGACACGCTGAAGGGCCAGATCTCGCAAGACTATATCGACCGGATGATCAGGGGCCTGAAGCACTGGGTCGACGGCGCCGACGCCGGCCAGCTCAGCTGGGCGATCATGCACTTCAGGAAGCCGGACCGGGCGAAAGCCGTGTAG
- a CDS encoding amidohydrolase, producing the protein MLRTLVLGASALTLMACGEGDEAPAVTPADSVFFGGPIHTGVEALPTVEFVAVDEGRIVFVGSSEEGAAFVGGETVEIDLAGAAMFPGFTDAHAHLMGIGQRERSLNLEGVASIAELRARVAAAAEGTEGVVAGRGWIETHWPEGRFPTREDLDAVVPDRPVILVRADGHALVANSAALEAAGITADTPDPEGGEILKGPDGEPTGMLVDTAMNPVEALIQAPGPAERAELLALGSEVMASYGWTGVHDMSVDYANVPIMEQLAGEGRLKVRNYVSANATDYDAVAASLDRYGPADPVIARAVKLYADGALGSRGAALIEPYHDAPGSRGLVLVEEADALALMEAALADGVQLAVHAIGDRGNRLVLDWMEAAFAAVPPEQRAVAEPRWRIEHAQILDPADIARFAELGVIASMQPSHAIGDLHFAPDRLGMDRLQGAYAWRALIDEGAVIAGGSDAPVERGEARIEFYAATVRRDLEGYAGEGWHPEQAVGRAEALKMFTLWPAYASFREDELGTIALGKLADFSIFDRDLMSVPDDELADARPVMTVVGGEIVWRAEG; encoded by the coding sequence ATGCTGCGCACGCTCGTCCTCGGCGCCTCGGCGCTGACACTCATGGCCTGCGGCGAGGGCGATGAGGCTCCCGCCGTCACCCCGGCCGATTCCGTCTTCTTCGGCGGGCCGATCCATACCGGGGTCGAGGCGCTTCCCACCGTCGAGTTCGTCGCGGTCGACGAGGGCCGCATCGTCTTCGTCGGGTCCTCCGAGGAGGGTGCGGCCTTCGTGGGCGGGGAGACCGTCGAGATCGATCTTGCCGGCGCGGCGATGTTTCCCGGCTTCACCGACGCCCATGCCCACCTGATGGGCATCGGCCAGCGCGAGCGCTCGCTCAACCTGGAAGGCGTCGCCTCGATCGCGGAGCTGCGCGCGCGCGTCGCCGCGGCGGCGGAAGGCACCGAGGGCGTCGTCGCCGGGCGCGGCTGGATCGAGACGCACTGGCCCGAGGGCCGCTTCCCGACCCGGGAGGATCTCGACGCCGTCGTGCCCGACCGTCCGGTGATCCTGGTGCGCGCCGACGGCCATGCCCTCGTCGCCAATTCCGCCGCGCTCGAGGCGGCCGGCATCACGGCGGACACGCCCGATCCCGAGGGCGGGGAAATCCTGAAAGGCCCGGACGGCGAGCCGACGGGCATGCTGGTCGACACCGCGATGAACCCGGTCGAGGCGCTCATCCAGGCACCGGGGCCGGCCGAGCGCGCCGAACTCCTGGCGCTGGGGTCCGAGGTCATGGCCTCCTACGGCTGGACCGGGGTGCACGACATGAGCGTGGACTATGCCAATGTCCCGATCATGGAGCAGCTGGCCGGCGAGGGCCGCCTGAAGGTCAGGAATTACGTCTCGGCCAACGCCACCGACTACGACGCCGTCGCCGCCAGTCTGGACCGGTACGGCCCGGCCGACCCGGTGATCGCGCGCGCGGTCAAGCTCTATGCGGACGGCGCGCTCGGCTCGCGCGGCGCCGCCCTGATCGAGCCCTATCACGATGCGCCGGGCTCGCGCGGCCTCGTCCTCGTAGAGGAGGCCGATGCGCTGGCGCTGATGGAGGCCGCGCTCGCCGACGGGGTGCAGCTCGCCGTCCACGCCATCGGCGACCGGGGCAACCGGCTGGTGCTCGACTGGATGGAGGCGGCCTTCGCCGCGGTGCCGCCCGAACAGCGCGCTGTCGCCGAGCCGCGCTGGCGCATCGAGCACGCCCAGATCCTCGATCCGGCAGACATCGCCCGCTTCGCCGAACTCGGCGTCATCGCCTCCATGCAGCCCTCCCACGCCATCGGCGACCTGCATTTCGCGCCCGACCGGCTCGGGATGGACCGGCTCCAGGGCGCCTATGCCTGGCGCGCGCTGATCGACGAGGGCGCGGTGATCGCGGGCGGCTCGGACGCCCCCGTCGAGCGCGGCGAGGCGCGCATCGAGTTCTACGCCGCAACCGTGCGCCGCGATCTGGAAGGCTATGCCGGCGAGGGCTGGCATCCCGAGCAGGCGGTCGGCCGGGCCGAGGCGCTGAAGATGTTCACGCTGTGGCCGGCGTATGCCAGTTTCCGCGAGGACGAGCTTGGCACGATCGCGCTGGGCAAGCTCGCCGACTTCTCCATCTTCGACCGCGACCTGATGAGCGTACCCGACGATGAACTCGCCGATGCGCGCCCGGTGATGACGGTCGTCGGCGGAGAAATCGTCTGGAGGGCGGAGGGTTAG
- a CDS encoding thermonuclease family protein — protein MRSPVGFVVDGEGGPLEVRLAEVNAAADESVAALAQARLAALLEEAGGQVELVFTGAERDRYGRAPVHAEYAAPGGRVWIQGVMVSEGLLVVASRADNRARAGALLALEQQAREAREGGWGSGAFAVRAPDPNALAQVLDSFQIVEGRVIDVGSARSGRLYINFGLDWRTDFTVSIREDALERFEGIDLAGLEGRTIRVRGWLYRENGPMMAIDHPEAIEVLGD, from the coding sequence GTGCGAAGTCCGGTCGGATTCGTGGTGGACGGCGAGGGCGGACCGCTCGAGGTCCGGCTCGCGGAGGTGAACGCGGCGGCCGACGAATCGGTCGCCGCGCTCGCGCAAGCCCGCCTGGCGGCCCTGCTCGAGGAAGCCGGGGGGCAGGTGGAGCTCGTCTTCACGGGAGCGGAGCGCGACCGCTACGGGCGTGCGCCGGTTCATGCCGAGTACGCGGCGCCCGGCGGCCGGGTCTGGATCCAGGGCGTGATGGTGTCGGAGGGCCTGCTCGTCGTCGCGAGCCGGGCCGACAACCGGGCGCGCGCCGGCGCGCTGCTCGCGCTCGAGCAGCAGGCGCGGGAGGCGCGCGAAGGCGGCTGGGGCAGCGGGGCGTTCGCCGTGCGCGCCCCCGATCCGAACGCGCTCGCCCAGGTGCTCGACAGCTTCCAGATCGTGGAAGGACGGGTGATCGATGTCGGCTCGGCCCGTTCGGGACGGCTCTACATCAATTTCGGGCTCGACTGGCGCACCGACTTCACGGTCTCGATCCGCGAGGACGCGCTCGAGCGCTTCGAGGGGATCGATCTCGCCGGCCTGGAGGGGCGCACGATCCGGGTGCGCGGCTGGCTCTACCGCGAGAACGGTCCGATGATGGCCATCGACCATCCCGAAGCGATAGAGGTCCTCGGCGACTGA